In Acidovorax sp. GBBC 1281, a single window of DNA contains:
- a CDS encoding AMP-dependent synthetase/ligase has translation MTTTFPQLLLRHAAERPTDAALREKEYGIWQTRTWSGLAAMVETLCAGLHQAGLQAGEHLVVVGANRPRLYATMLAAQSLGAIPVPLYQDAVAAECIYPLNNAEVRFCVVEDQEQVDKLLEIRAQCPTLSHLYFDDPRGLRNYSEPGLASLDALVEAGTAFVAQNPGWFHAQVDRVQPGDVAAMFFTSGTTGNPKGVVHTHATLLDRAQAGAEFDRLTSAEEVLAYLPPAWIGQNIFSYSQWLACGYVVNCPESAGTVSIDLKEVGPTYYFAPPRIFEGLLTSVMIRMEDAGALKRKMFHACMAVARRVGPARMDGQPVGLLDRIKYALGDLLVYGPLRNNLGFSRVRVAYTAGEAIGPDLFTFYRSIGINLKQLYGSTETAVFVCLQPDHQARADTVGVPIRGVQIQVADNGEILVKSAGLLKEYYKNPNATAEVLTADGWYRTSDAGFLDAHGHLKIIDRVKDVGRIQGGANDGAMFAPKYVENKLKFFPYIKEAVALGDRREKVCAMVNIDFDAVGNWAERRNLPYAGYTDLAQKPEVYELIRDCVEKVNADLAGDALLAGSQISRFLVLHKELDADDGELTRTNKVRRGFIADKYGTLVEALYAGRTEQFIETQVKFEDGRTGSVSATLKLDDARTFAPTKQAA, from the coding sequence ATGACGACCACCTTCCCCCAACTGCTGCTGCGGCACGCCGCCGAACGGCCCACCGACGCGGCGCTGCGCGAAAAGGAATACGGCATCTGGCAGACCCGCACCTGGTCGGGCCTGGCCGCGATGGTGGAGACGCTGTGCGCCGGCCTGCACCAGGCCGGGCTGCAGGCGGGCGAGCACCTGGTGGTGGTCGGCGCCAACCGCCCGCGCCTGTATGCCACCATGCTCGCGGCGCAGTCGCTGGGCGCCATTCCCGTGCCGCTGTACCAGGATGCGGTGGCCGCCGAATGCATCTACCCGCTCAACAACGCCGAAGTGCGCTTTTGCGTGGTGGAAGACCAGGAGCAGGTGGACAAGCTGCTGGAGATCCGCGCGCAGTGCCCCACCCTGTCGCACCTGTATTTCGATGACCCGCGCGGCCTGCGCAACTACAGCGAGCCGGGCCTGGCATCGCTCGATGCGCTGGTGGAGGCCGGCACCGCCTTCGTGGCGCAGAACCCCGGCTGGTTCCACGCGCAGGTCGACCGGGTACAGCCCGGCGACGTGGCGGCCATGTTCTTCACCTCGGGCACCACGGGCAACCCCAAGGGCGTGGTGCACACGCACGCCACCTTGCTCGACCGCGCGCAGGCCGGCGCCGAGTTCGACCGCCTGACGTCCGCCGAGGAGGTGCTTGCCTACCTGCCGCCCGCGTGGATCGGGCAGAACATCTTCAGCTACTCGCAGTGGCTGGCCTGCGGCTACGTGGTGAACTGCCCCGAGTCGGCCGGCACCGTCTCCATCGACCTGAAGGAGGTCGGCCCCACCTACTACTTCGCCCCGCCGCGCATCTTCGAGGGCCTGCTCACCAGCGTGATGATCCGCATGGAAGACGCGGGCGCGCTCAAGCGCAAGATGTTCCACGCCTGCATGGCGGTGGCCCGCCGCGTGGGCCCGGCGCGCATGGACGGCCAGCCCGTGGGCCTGCTGGACCGCATCAAGTACGCGCTGGGCGACCTGCTGGTCTATGGCCCGCTGCGCAACAACCTGGGCTTTTCGCGCGTGCGGGTGGCCTACACGGCCGGCGAGGCCATCGGGCCGGACCTGTTCACCTTCTACCGCTCGATCGGCATCAACTTGAAGCAGTTGTACGGCTCCACCGAGACCGCCGTGTTCGTGTGCCTGCAGCCCGACCACCAGGCGCGCGCCGACACCGTGGGCGTGCCGATCCGCGGCGTGCAGATCCAGGTGGCCGACAACGGCGAGATCCTCGTCAAGTCCGCCGGCCTGCTCAAGGAGTACTACAAGAACCCCAACGCCACGGCCGAGGTGCTCACGGCCGACGGCTGGTATCGCACGAGCGATGCGGGCTTCCTCGATGCGCACGGCCACCTCAAGATCATCGACCGCGTGAAGGACGTGGGCCGCATCCAGGGCGGCGCCAACGACGGCGCCATGTTCGCGCCCAAGTACGTGGAGAACAAGCTCAAGTTCTTTCCGTACATCAAGGAGGCCGTGGCCCTGGGCGACCGGCGCGAGAAGGTGTGCGCCATGGTCAACATCGACTTCGACGCCGTGGGCAACTGGGCCGAGCGCCGCAACCTGCCCTACGCGGGCTACACCGACCTGGCGCAAAAGCCCGAGGTGTACGAGCTGATCCGCGACTGCGTGGAGAAGGTGAACGCCGACCTCGCGGGCGATGCGCTGCTGGCGGGCAGCCAGATCAGCCGCTTTCTCGTGCTGCACAAGGAACTGGATGCCGACGACGGCGAGCTCACGCGCACCAACAAGGTCCGCCGCGGCTTCATCGCCGACAAGTACGGCACGCTGGTGGAGGCGCTGTACGCCGGCCGCACCGAACAGTTCATCGAGACGCAGGTCAAGTTCGAGGACGGCCGCACGGGCAGCGTGAGCGCCACGCTCAAGCTCGACGACGCCCGGACCTTCGCCCCGACCAAGCAGGCCGCCTGA